A stretch of the Pseudorasbora parva isolate DD20220531a chromosome 13, ASM2467924v1, whole genome shotgun sequence genome encodes the following:
- the lrrc47 gene encoding leucine-rich repeat-containing protein 47, with product MAEENSSLNVWPEIEKAEKESRRELVLQGSAVDKKIQDSGGLHARLYSLSLLNYLEISQCPSLHEIHENIRHLSHLQSLILCRNKLTSVPKSIGDLKVIKVLDLSANQLQVLPEEICALSELNTLNVSCNSITALPDGLSKCVKLASINVSKNALSCLPQDLWSSKLELLSSIIASENAIEELSSEVHNLPALKVLDLSSNKLQELPFELADCSKLKETNFKGNKLKDKRLEKMVNGCQTKSVLDYLRAGGRGKGKGKQQDGEVGEKAEGGRNASKKKSAAKQKGKKEAEEVDELNQMVVRVLHVSEAPTAVTVKVSAAIKDVRPYIVCCIVKGMNLKQGNALKRFLVAQTKLHDEICARRTTATIATHDLGLLKAPLTYDARSPDTLKIVPLGRKEINAAELLKLLQQEADEQRKQRKRQNVSGLHKYLQLLDGKALYPCLVDADDQVISFPPITNSERTKIKKTTQELFLEVTSSTSLQMCKDVMDALIIKMAELNKLTFDIKDDVGSDDETDVISDRPAENPASPELTVLQVKVFDVEGNLKVVYPSKTDLMSDVSNLSVIR from the exons ATGGCTGAAGAAAACAGCTCATTGAACGTTTGGCCAGAAATAGAAAAGGCAGAAAAGGAGAGTAGGCGTGAGCTGGTTCTTCAAGGTTCAGCAGTTGACAAAAAGATCCAGGATAGCGGTGGACTTCATGCGCGACTTTATTCCCTCTCGCTCCTGAACTACTTGGAGATCAGTCAATGTCCCAGTTTACACGAGATCCACGAGAACATCAGGCATCTGTCTCATCTACAGAGTCTTATCCTCTGCAGGAACAAGCTCACTTCAGTCCCAAAAAGCATCGGTGATCTGAAGGTGATCAAAGTCCTGGACTTGTCTGCCAACCAGCTGCAGGTTCTGCCCGAGGAGATCTGTGCATTGAGCGAGCTCAACACTTTAAATGTCAGCTGCAATAGCATCACTGCTCTGCCGGATGGTCTAAGCAAGTGCGTGAAGCTCGCCAGCATCAATGTTTCCAAAAATGCGCTCTCGTGTCTCCCACAAGACCTATGGAGCTCCAAACTGGAGCTCCTCAGCAGCATTATTGCATCAGAAAACGCCATCGAGGAGTTGAGCAGTGAAGTGCATAACCTGCCTGCACTGAAG GTTTTGGATCTCTCCAGCAACAAGCTCCAGGAGCTTCCGTTCGAGTTGGCTGACTGCTCCAAGCTAAAAGAGACCAATTTTAAAGGCAATAAGCTGAAGGACAAGAGGCTTGAGAAGATGGTAAATGGTTGCCAGACCAAATCAGTCCTGGACTACCTTAGGGCCGGAGGGAGAGGAAAAGGCAAAGGGAAACAGCAGGATGGAGAGGTGGGTGAGAAGGCTGAGGGTGGCCGTAACGCCTCCAAGAAGAAAAGCGCTGCAAAGCAGAAAGGCAAAAAAGAGGCAGAGGAAGTGGATGAGCTTAATCAGATGGTTGTGAGAGTTCTGCATGTATCCGAAGCACCCACAGCTGTTACGGTGAAAGTTTCTGCGGCCATCAAGGATGTCCGGCCATACATAGTGTGCTGTATTGTAAAAGGGATGAACCTCAAACAAGGAAATGCACTCAAGCGATTTCTAGTTGCTCAG ACCAAACTTCATGATGAGATTTGTGCCAGAAGGACAACGGCAACCATCGCAACTCATGACCTGGGCTTACTAAAGGCTCCTCTGACATATGACGCAAGGTCACCAGATACACTGAAG ATAGTTCCTCTGGGTCGTAAGGAGATAAATGCAGCTGAACTGCTGAAGCTGCTTCAACAGGAAGCAGATGAACAGAGAAAACAGAGAAAACGACAAAATGTTTCAGGACTCCACAA ataCCTTCAGCTCCTTGATGGGAAAGCTCTCTACCCCTGCTTGGTTGATGCAGATGATCAAGTGATCTCATTTCCACCGATCACAAACAGTGAGAGGACAAAG ATAAAGAAAACCACACAAGAGCTGtttcttgaagtgacgagctcCACCAGTCTGCAGATGTGTAAAGATGTCATGGACGCGCTGATAATA aaAATGGCAGAGCTTAATAAATTAACCTTTGACATAAAGGACGATGTGGGCTCGGATGATGAGACCGATGTGATTTCAGATCGTCCCGCAGAGAACCCGGCCTCCCCTGAGCTGACCGTTTTACAAGTGAAGGTCTTTGACGTAGAGGGAAACCTTAAAGTGGTCTACCCGTCAAAAACTGACCTGATGTCCGACGTCAGCAATCTATCAGTCATCCGATAA
- the smim1 gene encoding small integral membrane protein 1, whose translation MESNEASVQYNPWSEDNMNMQVPQSRLIRLCNSLCTGRLGIALKVAASLTVMAVIYIFGYITGYYIDRGC comes from the exons ATGGAGTCCAATGAGGCTAGTGTTCAGTACAACCCCTGGAGTGAAGACAACATGAATATGCAAGTACCACAGTCCAGACTGATTAG ACTCTGTAACAGTCTGTGCACTGGACGCCTGGGTATTGCGCTGAAAGTGGCAGCATCTTTGACTGTGATGGCAGTTATATACATATTTGGATACATCACAGGATACTACATTGACAGAGGCTGTTGA